The DNA sequence AAGTACTATGAAAGTCTCAAAGGGTAAGGAATATATTATGGAGATCACAATACTCTCTAACGATATTAAAATTGTTTTTCAGCTCAACAACTCTAAAGCTGCAAAAGAGCTGTACGGGCAGTTACCTTTAGAAATTAAAGTTGAAAACTTTAGTGACAACGAAAAGATCTTTTACCCTCCGACAAAACTCTCTATAGTTGATTCACCAATGGCAAATGCTAAAAATGGGACGCTTGCTTATTATGCACCTTGGGGAGATGTAGTAATGTTCTATAAAGATTTTGGAAATGCCTCTGGACTTTATGAATTAGGCAGATGTATCAAAGGTTGTGAAGACATTAAAAATATATCTGGAACAA is a window from the Sulfurimonas sp. C5 genome containing:
- a CDS encoding cyclophilin-like fold protein, producing MEITILSNDIKIVFQLNNSKAAKELYGQLPLEIKVENFSDNEKIFYPPTKLSIVDSPMANAKNGTLAYYAPWGDVVMFYKDFGNASGLYELGRCIKGCEDIKNISGTIKINK